The following is a genomic window from Mycobacterium parmense.
ACGTGCGCGCCGATGTCGCGATCGCGCTCGATCCCGACGCCGACCGGTGCGCGGTCGGCATCCCCACCGAGACGGGTTGGCGGATGCTGTCCGGCGATGAAACCGGTTGGCTGCTAGGCGATTACATTCTTTCCAGCTCAACGCCGGAGGCGCCGCCGGGACAGCGCGTGGTGGCCAGCACCCTGGTGTCGTCGCGGATGCTGGCGGCCATCGCAGCGCGCCATGGGGCCACCCACGTCGAGACCCGCACCGGCTTCAAGTGGCTGGCGCGCGCCGACGCGGACCTGCCCGGCCGCAGGCTGGTGTACGCCTACGAGGAGGCGATCGGGCACTGCGTCGACCCGGAGGCCGTGCGCGACAAGGACGGAATCAGCGCCGCGGTGCTGGTGTGCGACCTGGTGGCGACACTTGCCGCGCAGGGCCGCTCGGTGCCCGACGCGCTCGACGACCTGGCCCGGCGATACGGCGTGCACGACGTCGCGGCCGTGTCGCGCCGGGTTGCCGAGGCCGGCGAGGCCACCGGCCTGATGCGGCGGCTGGCCGCCGAGCCGCCACGACGGGTGGCCGGATTCGCCGCCACGGCCACCGACCTCGGCGACGCCGTGATCCTGACCGGCGGCGACGACGACGCCTCGGTGCGGGTGGTGGTGCGGCCCTCGGGAACCGAGCCGAAGCTCAAGTGCTACATGGAGGTTCGCTGCGCCGTGACCGGTGACCTGGCGGCGGCCCGGCGGCGGGCGCGCGCGCTGCGCGAGCAGCTGGTGGCCGAGTACGGCTAGCGGGGCCCGTACTGCCGGTCGCCCGCGTCGCCGAGCCCCGGCACGATGTAGGCGTTTTCGTTGAGCCCGTCGTCGACGGCGACGGTGAACAACCGCGCTTCTGGCGCCGCTTTCTCCAGCGCCGCAACACCTTCGGGCGCGGCGACCGCGCACAGCACCGTGATGTCGTCGGCGCCGCGGCGTTGCAGCAGGCCGATCGTGTGTCTCAGCGACCCGCCGGTGGCCAGCATGGGGTCGAGAACCATGACCGGGTGCCCGGCCAAGTCGTCGGGCAGGGACTCGAAATACCCGCTCGCCTGGTGGGTTTGCTCGTCGCGGGCGACGCCGACGAATCCGACCCGGGCCTGCGGCAGCAGAGCGAGGGCCTGGTCGACCATGCCCAGCCCGGCCCGCAGCACCGGAACGAGGACGGGCGGCCGGGCCAATCGCACACCGAGTGTTTCGGCGAGCGGCGTGCGGATCGGGAAGGCCTCCCGGCCCGCGTCCCGGGTGGCCTCGTAGACCAGCATCGCGGTCAGATCGCGCAGCGCGGCCCGGAAGGCCGCGTTGTCGGTGCGTTCGTCGCGCATGATCGTGAGCCGGGCGACCGCCAGCGGGTGGTCAACGACGCGCACCTCCACGGGGATCGACCCTATATAACAATCGCGCGTAAGCCCGCTGACACGCCTTCGCGGACGCCGCCAACGCAACGGTTGCCGCCATATACTCCCCCGGTGCGGAGCCGGAGAAAGCGGCCAAGAAGGCTGCCGGGCAGGGCATATCACGTCCTGCGCCTGGCCGGCGCCTTGGCGCTGGCCGCCTTGGCCGCGACCCCGCTGGCGCCGCGGGTGGACCTGAGCGCGGCCGCCATGCCGCAGCTGGCGCACGTGGTCGTCGTGATCGAGGAGAACCGCTCCGAATCCAACATCATCGGCAGCAAGTCGGCGCCGTTCATCACCGCGCTGGCCGCGGGCGGGGCGAACATGGCGCAGTCGTTCGCCGAGACCCACCCGAGTGAACCGAACTATCTGGCGCTGTTCGCCGGCAACACCCTCGGCGTCACCAAGGACGTCTGCCCCGTCAACGCCGGTGCGGTGCCCAACTTGGCGTCCGAATTGCTTTCCGCCGGTTACACATTCGCCGGTTTCGCCGAAGGCCTGCCCACGGTCGGCTCACCGGTGTGCACGGCGGGCAAGTACGCCCGCAAGCACGTGCCGTGGGCGAATTTCACCAACGTGCCGCCGGCGAACTCCCTGCCGTTCTCGTCGTTCCCGATGGGCAACTACGCGAGCCTGCCCACCGTGTCGTTCGTCATTCCCAACAACGACGACAACATGCACGACGGCTCCATCGCGCAGGGCGACGCCTGGCTCAACCGCGAGCTGTCGGGTTACGCCAACTGGGCGATGGCCAACAACAGCGTGCTGATCGTGACCTGGGACGAGGACGACGGCGGCCCCCGCAACCAGATCCCGACGGTCATCTACGGCGGGCACGTGCGTCCCGGCACCTACACCGAACAGATCAGCCACTACAACGTGCTGTCGACGCTCGAGCAGATGTACGGCCTGCCCAAGACCGGCTACGCGGCCAACGCGCCGGTGATCACCGACATCTGGAGCCCGTAGAGCCCTTCGAGGCCCCTGGCCCAATCGCCCCCTCAACCTCGCCGTCCCGGCGCTCGCCGTCGCGGGGTGTGGCAATCGCGGCGCCGATCGTCGCTATTGTGTGCCGCATGGCTGCTGACCTCGTGCCCATCCGCCTGAGCCTGCCGGCCGGCGACCGCTACACCGTCTGGGCGCCGCGCTGGCGCGACGCCGGCGACGAGTGGGAGGCGTTCCTGGGCAAGGACGAGGACCTCTACGTCTTCC
Proteins encoded in this region:
- a CDS encoding alkaline phosphatase family protein, which gives rise to MRLAGALALAALAATPLAPRVDLSAAAMPQLAHVVVVIEENRSESNIIGSKSAPFITALAAGGANMAQSFAETHPSEPNYLALFAGNTLGVTKDVCPVNAGAVPNLASELLSAGYTFAGFAEGLPTVGSPVCTAGKYARKHVPWANFTNVPPANSLPFSSFPMGNYASLPTVSFVIPNNDDNMHDGSIAQGDAWLNRELSGYANWAMANNSVLIVTWDEDDGGPRNQIPTVIYGGHVRPGTYTEQISHYNVLSTLEQMYGLPKTGYAANAPVITDIWSP
- the upp gene encoding uracil phosphoribosyltransferase, which translates into the protein MEVRVVDHPLAVARLTIMRDERTDNAAFRAALRDLTAMLVYEATRDAGREAFPIRTPLAETLGVRLARPPVLVPVLRAGLGMVDQALALLPQARVGFVGVARDEQTHQASGYFESLPDDLAGHPVMVLDPMLATGGSLRHTIGLLQRRGADDITVLCAVAAPEGVAALEKAAPEARLFTVAVDDGLNENAYIVPGLGDAGDRQYGPR